In Dyadobacter sp. NIV53, a single window of DNA contains:
- a CDS encoding phytanoyl-CoA dioxygenase family protein encodes MTFDVKESISKEGFAIVEQIFSGSEVDKIISTISGSDTNKSTFRKTEDLFAIRQFLKEIPDSVKQIFSDKFIQILEDNFGKDFFVVKSIYFDKPGESNWFVPYHQDLTISVDKKINLPGFGPWTTKQNQFAVQPPLEILEDNFTARIHLDDTNEENGALKIIPKSHLKGVYRAETIDWNVENEISCNVGKGGVMFMKPLLLHASSRTTNYMKRRVIHIEFSRRTLPENLNWSEYLWVNMKQFNL; translated from the coding sequence ATGACATTTGACGTAAAAGAAAGCATTTCAAAAGAAGGATTCGCAATTGTAGAACAGATCTTTTCCGGATCAGAAGTGGATAAAATCATTTCAACCATTTCAGGTTCGGACACCAATAAATCTACTTTTCGTAAAACGGAAGATCTGTTTGCGATCAGGCAATTTTTAAAAGAGATTCCGGATTCAGTGAAGCAAATTTTCAGTGATAAGTTTATTCAAATTTTAGAAGATAATTTCGGGAAGGATTTCTTTGTTGTAAAGTCCATATATTTTGACAAACCGGGAGAATCAAACTGGTTTGTTCCTTATCATCAGGATCTGACCATTTCGGTTGATAAGAAAATAAATTTACCCGGCTTTGGCCCCTGGACAACGAAACAAAATCAATTCGCGGTTCAGCCTCCCCTGGAAATTCTGGAAGACAACTTTACAGCCCGCATTCACCTTGATGATACAAATGAAGAAAACGGAGCGTTAAAAATAATTCCTAAATCACATTTAAAAGGTGTTTACAGGGCAGAAACAATCGACTGGAATGTTGAAAACGAAATAAGCTGCAATGTTGGGAAAGGCGGAGTAATGTTTATGAAACCATTGCTGCTTCATGCGTCGAGCCGAACCACAAATTACATGAAACGAAGGGTAATACACATCGAGTTTAGTAGACGCACACTTCCTGAAAACCTGAATTGGTCTGAATACCTTTGGGTCAACATGAAACAATTCAACTTATAA
- a CDS encoding DUF5034 domain-containing protein — protein sequence MKINKILLLLLFPLMAEVLVACCDCTDPLIGHYTNKTIVVNNIDNSGSEPMTTTANSVPKEAYGIRTQLNREETACLNPFKYLFIQTAYATSCGCPPPNQLLARDSVIAIQIFTLNDFDVNHPANSDISDYFKIFKGSSFSTIANFIKMYNTVLYSKSELELSFDALLMIPPNLNQNNYFKIKIILSDGRTLEGTTTSIDLI from the coding sequence ATGAAAATAAATAAAATACTTCTTTTACTACTCTTTCCTTTGATGGCAGAGGTTTTAGTTGCGTGTTGCGACTGCACAGACCCTTTAATCGGACACTATACTAACAAGACAATTGTAGTTAACAACATTGACAATAGTGGCAGTGAACCAATGACAACGACTGCAAATTCGGTTCCTAAAGAAGCATATGGAATTAGGACACAATTGAACCGAGAAGAGACTGCTTGTTTAAACCCTTTCAAATATTTATTTATTCAAACAGCCTATGCGACAAGTTGCGGCTGCCCACCTCCTAACCAATTATTAGCAAGAGACAGCGTGATAGCTATTCAAATTTTTACGTTAAATGACTTTGATGTAAATCATCCTGCAAATTCGGATATATCAGACTACTTTAAAATATTTAAAGGTTCTTCCTTTAGTACTATTGCTAATTTTATAAAAATGTACAATACTGTTTTGTATAGCAAAAGTGAATTAGAGCTATCATTTGATGCTCTACTTATGATACCGCCTAATCTAAACCAAAACAATTACTTTAAAATTAAAATTATTTTGTCTGATGGTCGGACTCTTGAAGGAACTACAACCTCAATTGATTTAATTTAA
- the kduI gene encoding 5-dehydro-4-deoxy-D-glucuronate isomerase, translated as MEIRFESSRKEVSQMDTASLRENFLIENIFGHNKISWVYSHYDRVMIGSAVPANAPLELKTYDSLKANYFLERREIGIINIGGDGKVTADGVDFELSKMSCLYIGKGTKEVTFISHNATDPASFYLLSSPAHQTYPTTLFTKEDATPVTIGSMETSNHRTIYKYIHMDGIQSCQLVMGLTVLKTGSVWNTMPSHVHDRRMEAYCYFDVPENQRVLHLMGEPSETRHLWIADRQAIISPPWSIHSGCGTSNYSFIWGMAGENKDYTDMDAVAIGDLR; from the coding sequence ATGGAAATCAGATTTGAGAGCAGCCGTAAAGAAGTGTCACAAATGGATACTGCGAGTTTACGTGAGAATTTTTTAATTGAAAATATATTCGGCCATAACAAAATCTCATGGGTTTATTCTCATTATGACCGGGTGATGATCGGGAGTGCTGTGCCTGCCAATGCGCCGCTGGAACTCAAAACCTACGATTCGCTGAAAGCAAATTATTTTCTTGAACGGAGGGAAATCGGGATCATCAATATTGGTGGTGACGGAAAAGTAACAGCCGACGGAGTCGATTTTGAATTGAGCAAAATGAGTTGTTTGTATATTGGAAAAGGAACAAAGGAAGTGACTTTCATCAGCCATAACGCAACTGATCCGGCTTCATTTTATTTGCTCTCTTCACCGGCGCACCAGACTTATCCTACCACATTATTTACCAAGGAAGATGCAACGCCGGTAACGATTGGCAGTATGGAAACGTCCAATCACCGCACTATTTACAAGTATATTCACATGGACGGCATTCAGAGTTGCCAGCTCGTAATGGGACTGACGGTATTAAAAACAGGAAGCGTATGGAATACTATGCCTTCGCACGTACACGACCGCCGCATGGAAGCTTACTGTTATTTCGACGTTCCTGAAAACCAACGGGTATTGCATTTAATGGGCGAACCATCCGAAACGCGCCATTTATGGATAGCCGACCGCCAGGCAATCATTTCTCCACCCTGGTCCATCCACTCCGGCTGCGGAACTTCTAATTACTCATTTATATGGGGAATGGCAGGAGAAAATAAGGATTATACAGATATGGACGCTGTGGCGATTGGGGATTTGAGGTAG
- the kduD gene encoding 2-dehydro-3-deoxy-D-gluconate 5-dehydrogenase KduD, whose product MATHLFDLSGKTALVTGCNRGIGKAMAEALAEAGADIIGISSSLPSTDSEIQKSITGLGRKFYPYQVDLGDRAKLYTFIDQVKKDHPQIDILVNNAGIILRQPAAEHSDEYWDQVLNINLDAPFILSRELGKEMVARGYGKIIFTASLLTFQGGINVPGYTASKSAIGGLVKALANEWAGKGINVNAIAPGYINTDNTEALRNDPVRSKSILDRIPAGRWGMPEDFKGPVLFLASDAANYVNGITLTVDGGWMGR is encoded by the coding sequence ATGGCCACTCATTTATTCGACTTATCGGGAAAAACCGCACTCGTAACCGGTTGCAACCGTGGCATAGGCAAAGCCATGGCAGAAGCGCTGGCGGAAGCAGGTGCAGATATCATAGGCATTTCCTCCTCCTTACCTTCCACAGACAGCGAAATCCAAAAATCCATCACGGGATTGGGTAGGAAATTTTATCCGTATCAGGTAGATTTGGGCGATCGCGCCAAGCTTTACACATTCATTGACCAGGTTAAAAAAGATCATCCGCAAATAGATATCCTGGTGAACAATGCAGGAATTATTCTGCGTCAGCCTGCGGCAGAACATTCCGATGAATACTGGGACCAGGTTTTAAATATCAATCTGGATGCACCGTTTATTTTGTCACGGGAACTGGGCAAAGAAATGGTGGCAAGAGGTTACGGTAAAATCATATTCACGGCTTCTTTGCTTACTTTTCAGGGTGGAATTAATGTACCCGGATATACGGCCTCCAAAAGCGCGATTGGCGGTTTGGTAAAAGCACTGGCAAATGAATGGGCGGGTAAAGGCATCAATGTCAATGCCATAGCTCCGGGCTATATCAATACGGATAATACAGAAGCGCTAAGAAATGACCCGGTAAGAAGTAAGTCTATTCTGGACAGGATACCCGCCGGAAGATGGGGAATGCCGGAAGATTTTAAAGGCCCCGTTTTGTTCCTGGCTTCGGATGCTGCAAACTATGTCAACGGAATTACGCTGACAGTTGACGGCGGATGGATGGGGCGGTAA
- a CDS encoding LacI family DNA-binding transcriptional regulator, with amino-acid sequence METITIKDIARALNLSTSTVSRALRNSYEINTETKKLVMEYAERMNYRPNPIALSLRDCKSKSIGVVIPEIANNFFSQLINGIESIAYNLGYHVVIFQSHESYEREVANTNYLVSRKVDGLLISLSSLTTNLHHFEELMEKGLPIVFFDRVPNTIETHKVVADNFAGSYEATEHLIKTGRRRIAHLTSPVYLSITTERLAGYKKALEDYSIPFDESYVKYCHHGGKLASENEVAVQELLDMAEPPDAIFPASDRLTTGCLAVLLKNNIKIPDEIAIVGFTNIGVAELLNPPLTAVVQPAMEMGQQAVELLISLIEHPQKTSSFETRSFKTSLVIRESSAGKIHA; translated from the coding sequence TTGGAAACGATCACTATAAAGGATATTGCACGGGCTCTTAATCTTTCGACTTCCACGGTTTCCCGTGCTTTGCGGAATAGTTATGAGATTAATACAGAAACCAAAAAACTGGTGATGGAATATGCGGAAAGGATGAATTACCGTCCTAATCCGATTGCACTGAGTTTGAGGGACTGTAAGAGCAAATCCATTGGAGTAGTCATTCCTGAAATTGCAAATAATTTCTTTTCCCAGCTTATCAACGGTATAGAATCCATAGCATATAATCTTGGCTATCACGTAGTTATTTTCCAAAGCCATGAGTCTTATGAGCGGGAGGTGGCTAATACCAATTATCTGGTTTCCAGAAAAGTCGACGGATTGCTGATTTCACTTTCCAGCCTGACCACCAATTTGCATCACTTCGAAGAGCTGATGGAAAAAGGATTACCCATCGTTTTCTTCGACCGCGTACCCAATACGATTGAAACACATAAAGTAGTGGCCGATAATTTTGCAGGCAGTTATGAAGCAACGGAGCATTTGATCAAAACAGGAAGAAGGAGAATTGCCCACTTAACAAGTCCTGTTTATCTTTCCATAACGACTGAGAGATTAGCTGGTTACAAAAAAGCATTGGAAGATTATTCGATCCCGTTTGATGAATCATACGTGAAATATTGTCATCACGGAGGAAAACTGGCGTCTGAAAATGAGGTTGCCGTACAGGAATTGCTGGATATGGCCGAGCCTCCGGATGCTATTTTTCCCGCAAGCGACAGGCTCACAACCGGTTGTCTGGCTGTTTTGCTAAAAAATAATATTAAAATTCCGGACGAAATCGCAATCGTTGGTTTTACAAATATTGGTGTTGCCGAACTACTGAATCCGCCATTAACTGCCGTAGTGCAGCCAGCTATGGAAATGGGGCAGCAGGCCGTAGAACTCCTGATCAGCCTGATCGAACATCCCCAAAAAACAAGTTCATTTGAAACCCGGTCATTTAAAACTTCTTTGGTAATCCGTGAATCATCGGCTGGGAAGATTCATGCTTAA
- a CDS encoding NUDIX hydrolase: MNGPATISFSLADGLFNFRVAGVAIQNGKLLLHKTPSDNFWSLPGGRSDMFEVTAQTLLREMSEETGMEVVVGDLLWVVENFFEYNGIRHHEIGFYYKMEILDLQNELDFVATEKGSELTFHWHSLQNLHQIKIYPEFITSDLIENTTSAKHIVADFKNLNEG, from the coding sequence ATGAATGGTCCTGCAACAATCAGTTTTTCTCTTGCTGATGGTTTATTTAATTTCAGAGTGGCTGGTGTTGCCATTCAAAACGGCAAATTGCTTTTACATAAAACACCTTCTGATAATTTTTGGAGTTTGCCGGGAGGCAGATCAGACATGTTTGAAGTAACGGCACAAACGCTTTTGCGTGAAATGTCCGAAGAAACAGGGATGGAAGTAGTGGTTGGAGATTTACTTTGGGTAGTTGAAAATTTCTTTGAGTATAACGGAATCCGCCATCACGAAATCGGATTTTATTATAAAATGGAAATTTTAGATTTGCAAAATGAACTGGACTTTGTTGCAACTGAGAAGGGATCAGAATTAACATTTCACTGGCATTCTCTTCAAAATTTACATCAGATTAAAATATATCCTGAGTTCATTACCAGTGATTTAATTGAAAATACGACATCGGCAAAGCACATTGTTGCGGATTTCAAAAATTTGAACGAAGGATGA
- a CDS encoding TIM-barrel domain-containing protein: protein MNRFLRYFFLFIFSTTSLISYSQTVQWQEIHPGIWKAIVGKPDNYNLLKAADTQPSAALKTLNKAEFPLDKAKISVQVKNGKTYLRFPLVKNEQLFGFGLNFKTIHQRGRILQLHADHYGNTDNGRTHAPVPFYVSSLGYGVFVNSAKYIDVYAGSNVRKDSKTPPNIQDRNTDDSWDAHPYSDAVEMLVPAQGIELYVFAGPKPVNVIQRFNLLSGGGCLPPRWGLGFTQRVNRLYTSEQVKQEAAAFEEKGYPLDFIGLEPGWQSKSYPCTFEWDKTRFPDPATFVKEMDAVGVKINLWTNPYVSPDAAIYNKIKPFTGSHTVWNGIVPDLSMPQASKILFDQFEKEHVKIGVSGYKIDEVDGYDSYVWPDVATFPSGHTSEQIRQTYGLLVQKQSFEMFRRNNRRTYGLVRGSNAGGSSFPYVIYNDNYSHEDFITALINSGYAGVLWTPEVRASKSGEEWLRRFQTVCFSPMAMINAWSSSTQPWTFPEVAPQIKALATLRMQMMPYWYSEFAKYHYEGTPPFRGMSLEEGFVSDLKTEKTVQNLEENPYEEAIMNEVKDQYMAGEYLLVAPLFAGQTSRKVILPKGKWYDFYTGQLAGNGEVITVSSDMGQIPVYVKDGGIIPMMPPLLHAPKAGEKVNLEIRHYGEKNGNYKLYDDDGETFAYEKGIFSWREIKVERQQNGELKGSISEPENGKPNTVGTVTWQFMTK from the coding sequence ATGAATCGATTTCTGCGTTATTTCTTTCTGTTTATTTTTAGTACAACTTCACTTATTTCCTACTCACAAACTGTTCAATGGCAGGAAATACACCCGGGAATCTGGAAAGCAATTGTTGGAAAACCCGATAATTATAATCTGCTTAAAGCAGCTGACACGCAACCATCCGCCGCATTAAAAACGCTGAATAAGGCTGAATTTCCGTTAGATAAAGCTAAAATTTCAGTTCAGGTTAAAAATGGAAAAACATATTTGCGGTTTCCTCTGGTTAAAAATGAGCAACTTTTTGGCTTTGGTTTAAATTTCAAAACAATACACCAGCGTGGCCGGATATTACAATTACACGCCGATCATTATGGAAATACGGATAATGGCCGTACACATGCTCCTGTTCCTTTTTATGTATCGTCATTAGGTTATGGCGTTTTTGTAAATTCTGCAAAATATATTGATGTATATGCAGGTTCAAATGTGCGGAAAGACAGCAAAACACCACCAAATATTCAGGATAGAAATACAGACGATTCGTGGGATGCACATCCCTATTCAGACGCTGTGGAAATGCTTGTCCCTGCTCAAGGCATTGAATTATATGTGTTTGCAGGCCCGAAACCTGTAAATGTGATTCAGCGGTTTAATTTATTGAGTGGTGGCGGCTGTTTGCCCCCGCGCTGGGGACTGGGCTTTACACAAAGAGTTAACCGGCTATATACTTCCGAACAGGTTAAACAGGAAGCAGCTGCATTTGAAGAAAAAGGTTATCCTCTGGATTTTATAGGGCTGGAACCCGGCTGGCAAAGTAAATCCTATCCATGCACCTTTGAATGGGATAAAACCCGTTTCCCCGATCCTGCCACATTTGTAAAAGAAATGGATGCCGTCGGCGTAAAGATCAATCTCTGGACCAATCCATACGTATCTCCGGACGCTGCCATTTATAATAAGATCAAACCTTTCACCGGCTCACATACTGTCTGGAATGGTATTGTGCCAGATTTGTCGATGCCCCAGGCAAGTAAAATACTTTTTGACCAGTTTGAAAAAGAACATGTCAAAATTGGAGTCAGTGGGTATAAAATAGATGAAGTGGATGGTTATGATTCCTATGTATGGCCTGATGTTGCAACCTTTCCTTCCGGCCATACTTCCGAACAGATACGCCAGACTTATGGATTACTTGTGCAGAAACAAAGTTTTGAAATGTTCCGGAGAAATAACCGCCGGACTTATGGGCTGGTACGCGGTTCCAATGCCGGTGGATCATCATTTCCTTATGTAATTTACAACGACAATTACAGTCATGAGGATTTCATTACTGCGCTCATTAACAGCGGATATGCCGGCGTACTCTGGACTCCGGAAGTGAGGGCTTCCAAATCAGGGGAAGAATGGCTCCGGCGATTTCAAACCGTTTGCTTCTCCCCCATGGCGATGATCAATGCATGGTCGAGCAGTACGCAGCCGTGGACATTTCCGGAAGTGGCGCCACAGATAAAAGCCTTGGCAACATTACGCATGCAAATGATGCCATACTGGTACAGCGAATTTGCAAAATACCATTACGAGGGAACACCCCCTTTCCGCGGAATGAGTCTGGAAGAAGGATTTGTTTCGGATCTGAAAACCGAAAAAACGGTTCAGAACCTGGAAGAAAACCCTTATGAGGAAGCCATTATGAATGAAGTAAAAGACCAGTATATGGCTGGGGAATATTTACTGGTTGCACCATTATTTGCAGGACAAACTTCAAGAAAAGTAATACTTCCAAAAGGAAAATGGTATGATTTCTATACGGGCCAACTCGCTGGTAATGGGGAAGTAATCACAGTTTCATCAGATATGGGCCAGATTCCTGTTTATGTAAAAGACGGTGGAATAATCCCTATGATGCCACCATTGCTACATGCACCAAAAGCTGGTGAAAAAGTCAATCTGGAAATCAGGCATTATGGAGAGAAGAATGGAAATTATAAACTCTATGATGATGACGGAGAAACATTTGCCTACGAAAAAGGTATTTTCTCATGGAGGGAAATCAAGGTGGAACGCCAGCAAAACGGAGAACTGAAAGGAAGTATTTCAGAACCTGAGAATGGAAAACCCAATACAGTTGGAACGGTAACCTGGCAATTTATGACAAAATAA
- a CDS encoding peroxiredoxin — translation MYYEIEDEVGNISTIQLKEKESDEAVQELKPGDFAPLFYLKSEEGFPVTSLTGFSVSNDSRSLIELLRDKPLVLSFYCTCWGRYAPKHLAFLQEIAPQIEALGGQLLVLANESSKQIERMLKKLDTDLNVYHDTDRNVARSYGVYSETSPIWDRIAGISEEVFTPSLFVIGKDRRVSYTFVDENFDNSPNAKTILKEVYEWKNRK, via the coding sequence ATGTATTACGAAATCGAAGATGAAGTAGGAAATATTTCTACCATTCAACTTAAAGAGAAAGAGTCGGACGAGGCTGTACAGGAATTAAAACCTGGCGATTTTGCTCCTTTGTTTTATCTCAAATCAGAAGAAGGTTTCCCTGTAACCTCTCTTACAGGCTTTTCTGTATCCAATGATTCAAGATCATTGATTGAATTATTAAGGGACAAACCTTTGGTATTGAGTTTCTATTGTACTTGCTGGGGAAGATACGCGCCAAAACATCTGGCATTTTTACAGGAAATTGCGCCGCAGATAGAAGCACTTGGCGGACAGCTTTTGGTTCTTGCCAACGAATCTTCCAAGCAAATTGAGCGTATGTTGAAGAAGCTCGATACTGATTTGAATGTTTATCACGATACAGATCGTAATGTAGCGCGTTCTTATGGCGTTTATTCTGAAACTTCGCCAATCTGGGACAGAATTGCTGGTATTTCGGAGGAAGTATTCACACCATCGTTATTTGTGATTGGAAAGGACAGGAGAGTTTCTTATACTTTTGTAGATGAAAATTTTGATAATTCTCCAAACGCGAAGACGATTTTAAAGGAAGTTTACGAATGGAAAAATAGAAAGTGA
- a CDS encoding methionine aminotransferase: MSLTRTAIRSKLPNVGTTIFTRMSKLAEEYKAINLAQGFPEFDCSTELQKLVDKYIRQGKNQYAPMAGVMALREAISRKTYLATNADYHPESEITITSGATEALYVAISAVVHVGDEVIIFEPAYDSYVPAIEMNGGIPVFVTLDPQYESINWESVSSKITDKTKAIIINTPHNPTGKVWTLSDLQKLTELAVKHDLLVISDEVYEHIIFDDRVHISASSIPALAERTFVCGSFGKTFHTTGWKIGYCLAPKDLTTEFRKIHQFLVFSVVTPFQFAIAEYLSEPDHYLALSAFYQQKRDLFLNAITDIGFIIKPSEGTFFQNVDYSNLSDEDDLILAERLTRKAGVASIPVSAFYDKVVDHKVLRFCFAKNDDTLLKGAELLQKIKVW; encoded by the coding sequence ATGTCATTAACCAGGACAGCAATCCGGTCAAAACTTCCAAATGTTGGAACTACGATTTTTACAAGAATGTCGAAACTGGCAGAAGAATATAAAGCCATTAACCTGGCCCAGGGTTTTCCTGAATTTGATTGTTCAACTGAATTGCAAAAGCTGGTTGATAAATACATCAGACAGGGAAAAAATCAATATGCGCCAATGGCTGGTGTGATGGCATTGAGAGAAGCAATTTCCCGAAAAACGTATCTGGCAACCAACGCAGACTATCATCCTGAATCGGAAATAACAATCACAAGCGGGGCAACCGAAGCGCTCTATGTTGCGATCAGCGCTGTGGTGCATGTTGGTGACGAGGTAATTATTTTTGAACCTGCTTATGACAGTTACGTTCCGGCTATCGAGATGAACGGTGGTATTCCTGTATTTGTAACATTAGATCCGCAATATGAATCTATTAATTGGGAAAGCGTCAGTTCTAAAATCACGGACAAAACAAAAGCGATCATTATCAATACTCCCCATAATCCAACCGGGAAAGTATGGACATTATCCGATCTGCAAAAACTAACTGAACTCGCTGTAAAACATGATTTGCTGGTAATCAGTGACGAGGTATACGAACATATCATTTTTGATGACCGCGTCCATATTTCTGCTTCTTCTATTCCTGCATTGGCCGAAAGGACATTCGTTTGCGGGTCATTCGGGAAAACATTCCATACCACTGGCTGGAAAATTGGCTACTGTCTGGCTCCGAAAGATTTAACCACAGAATTTCGTAAAATTCACCAGTTTCTGGTTTTTAGTGTGGTAACGCCATTCCAGTTTGCCATTGCCGAATACCTATCCGAGCCGGATCATTATTTAGCTTTATCTGCTTTTTATCAGCAAAAAAGAGATTTGTTTCTGAATGCAATTACTGATATTGGTTTTATCATAAAACCTTCGGAGGGCACTTTCTTCCAAAACGTTGATTATAGTAATCTGTCCGATGAAGATGATTTGATCCTGGCAGAAAGACTCACGCGGAAAGCCGGTGTAGCTTCTATACCAGTTTCAGCGTTTTATGATAAAGTTGTAGACCACAAAGTTTTACGTTTTTGTTTTGCAAAGAATGACGATACGTTACTAAAAGGAGCAGAATTGTTACAAAAAATCAAAGTCTGGTAG
- a CDS encoding RES family NAD+ phosphorylase, whose amino-acid sequence MIVYRLAAKEYISDKLGTGARLFGGRWNPQGLPCIYTSEHISLALLEKYVHAQSRENMERIALIKIEVPDIDGLIFNTDEKLLKTNWADDISYSQWIGEQILKDLSIIAFTVPSAIIPLERNVIINPLAIKSDLIKFSEPIDFSTDFRLLSRLMK is encoded by the coding sequence ATGATCGTATACCGGCTGGCTGCGAAGGAATATATTAGTGATAAGCTGGGTACGGGAGCGCGGTTGTTTGGCGGGCGCTGGAATCCACAGGGATTACCCTGTATTTATACTAGCGAACATATTTCTCTGGCGCTCTTAGAAAAATATGTTCATGCCCAGTCCAGAGAAAATATGGAACGGATTGCGCTGATAAAAATTGAAGTTCCTGATATAGATGGCCTGATTTTCAATACCGATGAAAAGCTCTTAAAAACCAATTGGGCTGATGATATTTCTTACTCACAATGGATTGGAGAGCAGATTTTGAAAGATCTGTCAATCATTGCATTCACTGTACCTTCCGCCATTATACCTTTGGAAAGAAACGTTATTATTAATCCTTTGGCCATAAAATCGGATCTCATAAAGTTTTCTGAACCAATTGATTTTTCTACGGATTTCAGATTGCTGAGCAGGCTGATGAAATAA
- a CDS encoding FtsX-like permease family protein, whose translation MISRKIASQLRLKSGDNVIMYSLQNPPRPRKLTVAGIYDTQMEEFDNTLIIGDIALVQRLNGWGADSVGTYEIYLKNFEKLDDVSNRLRKLLPPAVYLQKVTNSFPQIFDWLIMLDRNTAVFLGLILFVACFNMISILLVMIMERTPLIGLLKTLGSPNRQIRMVFFRVGLHMVRQGLLIGNLVGLLFCWLQFQFKLIPLDPVNYYMDTVPIVFDWTIFAMVNLVTVIVSALILLIPTLIIIRIQPIKALLFKK comes from the coding sequence ATGATCAGCCGGAAAATCGCTTCACAGTTACGGTTAAAATCAGGCGACAATGTGATCATGTATTCGCTTCAAAATCCTCCGAGACCAAGAAAACTGACTGTTGCCGGAATTTATGACACGCAAATGGAGGAATTTGATAACACATTGATTATCGGTGACATTGCGTTAGTACAACGGCTCAATGGCTGGGGTGCTGATTCAGTAGGGACTTATGAAATCTATCTGAAAAATTTTGAAAAGCTGGACGATGTGTCCAACAGGTTAAGAAAATTATTACCCCCCGCTGTTTATCTTCAGAAAGTGACCAATAGTTTTCCGCAAATATTTGACTGGCTTATTATGCTGGACCGTAATACAGCCGTTTTTTTGGGTCTAATCCTTTTTGTAGCTTGTTTTAATATGATCTCAATTTTATTGGTGATGATCATGGAAAGAACGCCTTTAATAGGGCTGTTGAAAACATTAGGCAGCCCAAACAGACAAATCAGAATGGTTTTTTTCAGGGTTGGGCTTCATATGGTGAGACAGGGATTGCTGATTGGAAACCTTGTCGGGTTACTATTCTGCTGGCTTCAATTTCAGTTTAAACTTATTCCCCTCGATCCTGTAAATTATTATATGGATACCGTTCCTATTGTATTCGACTGGACAATATTTGCAATGGTAAATCTGGTTACCGTTATTGTTTCGGCATTAATATTACTGATTCCGACATTGATCATTATACGGATCCAGCCGATAAAGGCGCTTTTGTTTAAAAAGTAA